The following are from one region of the Aquirufa lenticrescens genome:
- a CDS encoding DUF1573 domain-containing protein yields MKKLIALFALVLGFAFTSNAQGALKFKQEKHDFGTITEGTIATYSFEFTNTGKTPVVISNVQPSCGCTTPDWTREPVMPGKTGKVTASYNSAGRPGNFNKTVTVINNGQVSQIVLAIQGSVAAKK; encoded by the coding sequence ATGAAAAAATTAATCGCCCTATTTGCGCTTGTTTTAGGCTTTGCCTTCACTTCGAACGCGCAAGGTGCTTTAAAATTCAAACAAGAAAAGCACGATTTCGGAACAATCACGGAGGGAACAATCGCTACCTATAGCTTTGAATTCACGAATACAGGAAAAACTCCAGTCGTTATTTCTAACGTTCAGCCATCTTGCGGATGCACTACTCCAGATTGGACAAGAGAGCCAGTTATGCCAGGTAAAACAGGTAAAGTAACGGCTTCTTATAATTCTGCAGGTCGCCCAGGAAACTTTAACAAAACGGTTACCGTGATTAACAACGGTCAAGTTTCTCAAATCGTTTTAGCGATTCAAGGTAGCGTAGCTGCAAAGAAATAA
- a CDS encoding alpha-ketoacid dehydrogenase subunit alpha/beta — translation MNSFTFSNPSLSFDPAQVLEDYRLAAISRACSLLVRKEVFSGRAKFGIYGDGKELCQIALARSMRPGDYISGYYRDQTIGAAIGDLTWPQYFAQLYGHPDIQFDPHSGGRQMNNHHATRWLDEDGKWLDQTSRYNTVAGISSTAGQIPRALGIAYASKMYRERADLKEHEALFSKQGQEVCFTTIGDASTSEGMFLECINAAGVLQIPIVFSVWDDGYGISVPIEFQTTKSSISKALAGYQRNELEKGLEIIQVKAWDYPGLVAAYQKATELARKDFVPCLVHVVECTQPQGHSASGSHERYKSAERLAWELEADCNVLFRQWVLSQKIASEEELKAIDEEAVILARKYQKEAFAAYMASVDVDKKGFLRIAKNLLESTNEPGLLQPIIDELNALPYPIFSDLVRAGRKTLRAFRFYQGPAVKLLRKWLDDLEKLNRRRFSSHQMSESDESPLLIEGVKPTYEKEPSLVDGREILNKAFSQFLQDPRVFILGEDVGKIGDVNQTLAGLQDIYGPLKVTDTGIREVSIVGQGIGAAMRGLKPIVEIQYLDYIFYPFPILSDDWACLHYRTAGGQKAPMILRTRGHRLEGIWHSGSPMAVLINGLRGVHFCVPRNMTQAAGMYRTLLKGDDPGIVIECLNGYRLKEPMPSNLTEIEVPLGIPEILREGTDITVVTYGSMCRIVMEAAETLAGLGISVEVIDAQTLLPFDRHHSILASIQKTHRVIFADEDMPGGASAYMMQEVLDKQGAFTWLESPAVCIAATAHRPAYSSDGDYFSKPNTENIVDAVYEIMRESDPSTYPAIYF, via the coding sequence TTGAATTCATTTACTTTTTCTAATCCTTCACTTTCCTTCGATCCTGCCCAGGTGCTCGAGGACTATCGTTTGGCTGCTATTAGCCGTGCTTGTAGTCTTTTGGTGCGTAAAGAAGTATTTTCTGGACGGGCGAAGTTTGGTATTTATGGGGATGGTAAAGAGTTGTGCCAAATTGCTTTAGCGCGTTCCATGCGCCCCGGTGACTATATATCTGGTTATTACAGAGACCAAACCATTGGTGCTGCGATCGGGGATTTAACATGGCCACAGTATTTCGCGCAATTATACGGTCATCCGGACATTCAATTTGATCCGCATTCAGGTGGACGTCAGATGAATAATCACCATGCTACGCGCTGGTTAGATGAGGACGGAAAATGGTTAGACCAAACTTCTCGTTACAATACGGTAGCAGGAATTTCGTCCACGGCAGGTCAAATTCCACGCGCTCTAGGCATTGCCTATGCCTCTAAAATGTACCGCGAAAGAGCGGATTTGAAAGAGCATGAGGCGCTTTTCTCTAAACAAGGTCAAGAAGTTTGTTTCACCACGATTGGGGATGCATCCACGTCTGAAGGAATGTTTTTGGAGTGTATCAATGCCGCTGGAGTATTACAAATTCCCATCGTCTTTTCAGTCTGGGATGATGGTTATGGAATCTCGGTTCCTATTGAGTTTCAAACGACAAAATCATCTATTTCGAAGGCTCTAGCTGGTTATCAGCGTAATGAGCTGGAAAAAGGATTAGAAATCATACAAGTGAAAGCCTGGGATTATCCAGGTTTAGTGGCGGCATATCAAAAGGCAACAGAACTAGCTAGAAAGGACTTTGTTCCTTGCTTAGTTCACGTGGTAGAATGTACGCAACCACAAGGTCACTCCGCGTCCGGATCACATGAACGCTATAAGTCAGCTGAGCGTCTAGCGTGGGAGTTAGAGGCGGATTGTAACGTGTTATTCCGTCAATGGGTATTGTCTCAAAAAATCGCCTCAGAAGAAGAGCTAAAAGCGATCGATGAGGAGGCTGTTATTTTAGCACGTAAATACCAAAAAGAAGCCTTTGCAGCCTATATGGCCTCAGTAGATGTGGATAAAAAAGGGTTTTTACGTATCGCAAAGAACCTGTTAGAGTCCACGAATGAGCCAGGGTTATTGCAGCCCATTATTGATGAATTAAACGCCCTTCCTTATCCTATTTTTAGTGATTTAGTGCGGGCTGGTCGCAAGACTTTGCGTGCTTTTCGTTTCTATCAAGGGCCTGCGGTTAAGTTGCTACGTAAATGGCTAGATGACCTCGAAAAATTGAATCGAAGACGCTTTAGCTCGCATCAAATGAGTGAGTCAGACGAGTCGCCTTTGTTGATTGAAGGGGTTAAGCCAACCTATGAAAAAGAGCCGTCCTTAGTAGACGGAAGAGAGATTTTAAACAAGGCATTTTCGCAGTTCTTGCAAGATCCACGCGTATTTATCTTAGGAGAGGACGTAGGGAAAATAGGGGACGTGAATCAAACATTGGCAGGGTTACAAGATATCTACGGTCCATTGAAAGTAACGGATACGGGTATTCGCGAAGTAAGTATTGTAGGCCAAGGAATTGGTGCCGCGATGCGCGGTCTAAAGCCTATTGTTGAGATTCAATATTTGGATTATATATTTTACCCTTTCCCTATTTTGTCGGATGATTGGGCTTGTTTGCATTATAGAACAGCAGGAGGTCAAAAAGCACCCATGATTCTTCGCACGAGGGGTCACCGTTTGGAGGGGATTTGGCATTCTGGAAGTCCGATGGCCGTTTTAATTAATGGTTTGCGGGGAGTACATTTCTGTGTGCCTCGTAATATGACTCAAGCGGCGGGTATGTACCGCACGCTTTTAAAGGGCGATGATCCGGGTATTGTGATCGAATGTTTGAACGGATACCGTTTGAAAGAGCCCATGCCGTCTAATTTGACAGAAATTGAGGTGCCATTAGGCATTCCTGAAATATTGCGTGAGGGGACTGATATTACCGTGGTGACCTATGGTTCGATGTGCCGGATTGTGATGGAAGCGGCGGAGACGTTGGCGGGATTAGGAATTTCTGTGGAAGTAATTGATGCACAGACTTTATTGCCTTTTGATCGCCATCACAGCATTTTGGCTTCTATTCAAAAGACACACCGCGTTATTTTTGCCGATGAAGATATGCCAGGAGGCGCATCTGCCTATATGATGCAAGAGGTGTTGGACAAACAGGGAGCCTTTACCTGGTTAGAAAGTCCAGCCGTTTGTATCGCAGCGACGGCTCACCGTCCTGCCTATAGTTCGGATGGGGATTATTTCTCCAAACCGAATACAGAAAATATCGTAGATGCCGTCTACGAAATCATGCGCGAATCGGATCCTTCGACCTACCCAGCCATCTATTTTTAA
- a CDS encoding 4Fe-4S binding protein yields the protein MKAYFKSILDGIQSTRKGMALTWKHAWAARNQRGIQNVQDPDYFNQKAGIVTLQYPQQQIPTPVNGRYQLHNEMDDCIVCDKCVKVCPVDCIEIDPIKATGLVGTASDGSPIRLYAAKFDIDMSKCCFCGLCTTVCPTECLTMTSEYDFSVFDVKEHNFEFANLTPEQAAEKRALYEQFVAEKEAAKEAAKTAAPTEAPTAETSEEKPATPKPAFKPAFKPSFKPKPKPDTE from the coding sequence ATGAAAGCCTATTTCAAATCGATATTGGATGGAATTCAAAGCACTCGAAAGGGGATGGCTTTGACGTGGAAGCACGCTTGGGCGGCCCGCAACCAGCGTGGCATTCAAAATGTCCAAGATCCTGATTATTTTAATCAAAAGGCTGGTATTGTAACGCTACAATATCCGCAGCAACAAATACCTACTCCCGTTAACGGACGCTACCAATTACACAATGAGATGGACGATTGCATTGTCTGTGATAAATGTGTGAAAGTATGTCCGGTGGATTGCATCGAAATCGATCCGATCAAAGCGACGGGTTTAGTAGGAACGGCATCGGATGGTTCACCTATTCGATTATATGCCGCGAAATTTGATATTGATATGTCCAAATGCTGCTTCTGCGGCCTTTGTACCACGGTTTGTCCGACAGAATGTTTGACGATGACCTCGGAATATGATTTCTCTGTCTTCGACGTAAAAGAACATAACTTTGAATTCGCGAATTTGACACCCGAGCAAGCGGCTGAAAAACGTGCGCTGTACGAGCAATTTGTAGCAGAGAAGGAAGCGGCGAAAGAGGCAGCGAAAACGGCAGCACCTACCGAAGCGCCAACTGCTGAAACATCAGAAGAAAAACCTGCTACTCCTAAACCAGCCTTCAAACCAGCTTTCAAGCCTAGTTTTAAACCAAAGCCAAAACCAGACACCGAATGA
- a CDS encoding NADH-quinone oxidoreductase subunit J family protein → MSPLVVAFLVLALLTCGSALSMLWTKNLLHAALAMFLTMLGLAGLYVLAYADVLAVAHLLVYVGGVLILILFGIMLTNQTDSATGKNHLMTRESGRLLPFSIGLSFFLGLFWLFTKGPWINNLPVTGDSKLREVGLGLLTEYAFPFELAGVFLLIALIGATFVAKSHD, encoded by the coding sequence ATGAGTCCCTTAGTTGTCGCTTTCTTGGTGTTAGCCTTATTGACGTGCGGAAGCGCATTATCAATGTTGTGGACGAAGAATTTATTGCACGCGGCTTTGGCCATGTTCTTAACCATGCTCGGCTTAGCCGGTTTGTACGTCTTAGCCTATGCGGACGTCTTAGCGGTCGCGCACTTATTAGTGTATGTGGGAGGGGTGTTAATATTGATCTTATTTGGGATTATGTTAACGAATCAAACGGATTCAGCCACCGGGAAGAACCACTTGATGACGCGGGAATCAGGTCGATTGTTGCCTTTTTCGATTGGATTATCTTTTTTCTTAGGCCTTTTCTGGTTATTCACGAAAGGACCTTGGATCAATAATTTGCCGGTGACCGGTGATTCTAAATTACGGGAAGTAGGTCTAGGCTTATTGACCGAGTATGCCTTTCCGTTCGAATTAGCAGGTGTGTTTTTATTGATTGCCTTAATAGGCGCCACTTTTGTCGCGAAGAGCCATGACTGA
- the nuoK gene encoding NADH-quinone oxidoreductase subunit NuoK: MTDIPVIYFLWVSAFLFATGLSILLLKKNTIFVLMGIELILNAANLNLVAFSKNDPSLQGLYLSVFVLVVGVCEMAIALAIVLQVYRNYRAIEVDQFKSEY, encoded by the coding sequence ATGACTGATATTCCAGTAATCTATTTCTTGTGGGTGTCTGCTTTTCTGTTTGCGACGGGATTATCGATTTTGCTATTAAAGAAGAATACGATTTTCGTGTTAATGGGTATCGAATTGATTTTGAATGCGGCGAATTTGAACTTGGTGGCTTTTTCGAAAAATGATCCTTCGCTGCAAGGCCTGTATCTAAGTGTTTTCGTGTTAGTCGTGGGTGTTTGCGAGATGGCGATTGCCTTGGCGATTGTATTGCAAGTGTATCGAAACTACCGCGCGATCGAGGTGGATCAGTTCAAATCCGAATATTAG
- the uvrC gene encoding excinuclease ABC subunit UvrC has translation MSTFDPKSILPTLPEDPGVYRYFDESGTIIYIGKAKNLKNRVSSYFTNTKGKDNKTRRLVSQIRKLEFTIVHSEFDALLLENTLIKQFQPKYNILLRDDKTYPFICLTRERFPRLITERRINHSLGTFFGPYANPKLMNALLEMLHQLYPLRTCALNLKESNVETGKYKVCLEYHIGNCKGPCEGLEQESRYMEYIDQVSQILKGNYQKAKTFFIGQMQDASTRLAFEQAQEWKEKWQLLENFQAKSTVVNPSIHDVDVFSMVSDESLAYINFMKVINGTILQSQTWEVKKKLEEDEAELLTMLIWEKRDQFQSKAKEIITNIPMSIEFEGAKNTLPSQGDKRKLLDMSLKNVLYFRKEKADRKAAEESGGDRKMRVMIKLKNDLRLNDLPKHIECFDNSNLQGTNPVSAMVCFKNSLPSKKDYRTFTPKTVEGPDDFATMYEVITRRYTRLLEEEAELPDLIIVDGGKGQLSSACDALKAIGLYGQIPIIGIAKRLEEIYFPEDSLPLYIDKKSESLKLIQQLRDEAHRFGITAHRNKRSKNFIVSQLETMDGIGKLTASKLLKAFGTVAQLKEASEEDLAKVLGKMKALKFKKQLENL, from the coding sequence ATGTCTACTTTTGACCCTAAATCTATCCTACCCACCTTACCCGAAGATCCGGGGGTGTACCGCTATTTTGATGAAAGCGGAACCATCATCTATATAGGGAAGGCCAAGAATTTAAAAAACCGGGTTAGTTCGTATTTCACGAATACAAAAGGCAAGGACAATAAGACGAGGCGACTGGTTTCACAGATTAGGAAGCTGGAGTTCACGATTGTTCACTCGGAATTTGATGCACTTCTTTTAGAGAACACGCTTATCAAGCAATTTCAACCGAAGTACAACATCTTATTAAGAGACGACAAGACCTATCCGTTTATTTGTTTAACCCGCGAGCGTTTTCCTCGCTTAATTACAGAAAGGAGAATTAACCATTCCTTGGGAACGTTTTTTGGCCCCTATGCGAATCCCAAATTAATGAATGCGCTTCTCGAAATGTTGCACCAGCTGTATCCTTTGCGGACTTGCGCGTTGAATTTAAAGGAGTCGAACGTAGAAACAGGGAAATACAAGGTCTGTTTAGAATACCATATTGGGAATTGCAAAGGCCCTTGCGAGGGTTTGGAGCAAGAGTCCCGCTATATGGAATACATCGATCAAGTGTCGCAAATTTTGAAGGGGAATTACCAGAAGGCGAAGACCTTTTTTATTGGCCAAATGCAGGATGCCTCCACCCGCCTCGCTTTTGAGCAGGCACAGGAGTGGAAAGAGAAGTGGCAGCTATTGGAAAACTTCCAAGCGAAGTCGACTGTCGTGAATCCTTCTATCCACGATGTAGATGTGTTTTCGATGGTGTCGGATGAGTCTTTGGCCTATATTAACTTCATGAAGGTCATCAATGGGACGATTTTACAGTCACAGACCTGGGAGGTGAAAAAGAAATTAGAAGAGGATGAGGCGGAGTTGTTAACGATGTTGATTTGGGAGAAGCGCGATCAATTTCAAAGTAAGGCCAAAGAAATTATTACCAACATCCCAATGTCGATCGAATTTGAGGGCGCAAAAAATACGCTGCCTAGTCAAGGCGACAAGCGGAAGCTATTGGATATGTCTTTGAAGAACGTCTTGTACTTTAGAAAAGAGAAGGCAGATCGCAAGGCGGCGGAAGAAAGTGGTGGCGATCGCAAGATGCGCGTGATGATCAAGTTGAAAAACGATTTGCGCTTGAACGATTTGCCTAAACACATTGAATGTTTCGATAACTCGAACTTGCAAGGCACAAATCCAGTTTCTGCGATGGTGTGTTTCAAGAATTCGCTACCATCTAAGAAAGATTACCGCACCTTCACACCTAAAACGGTCGAAGGTCCGGACGATTTTGCGACTATGTACGAAGTGATTACCCGTCGGTATACACGACTTTTAGAAGAAGAAGCTGAATTACCTGATTTAATCATCGTCGATGGAGGAAAAGGCCAGCTAAGTTCCGCTTGTGATGCATTGAAGGCTATCGGTTTGTATGGACAAATCCCCATCATCGGCATTGCGAAGCGTTTAGAGGAGATTTATTTCCCTGAGGATAGCTTGCCCTTATATATTGATAAGAAATCCGAGTCACTGAAACTGATTCAGCAGTTGCGGGATGAGGCGCACCGATTTGGGATTACGGCACACAGAAATAAGCGGAGCAAGAATTTCATCGTTTCGCAATTAGAGACGATGGATGGTATTGGGAAGTTGACGGCGTCGAAGTTGTTGAAAGCTTTTGGGACGGTGGCACAACTGAAGGAGGCTTCAGAAGAGGATTTGGCCAAAGTCCTAGGCAAAATGAAAGCCCTCAAATTCAAAAAGCAATTAGAAAACCTCTAA